In a genomic window of Pirellulales bacterium:
- a CDS encoding Hsp70 family protein, whose protein sequence is MAAKYVLGIDLGTTNSVLAFLPLGVENVAVEILPVPQLVAPSLVEARSMLPSFLYLAAEHERGSGAYDLPWEKGRDHVVGELARKQAADVPMRSVVAAKSWLCHSRVDRHQPILPFGAPEEVPKVSPVAASRRYLQHLIAAWEAAFPDAPVREQQVVLTVPASFDASGRELTREAAITAGLPDNLVLLEEPQAAVYAWLADRGDAWRRELKVGDTLLVCDVGGGTTDLTLIGVTEEDGELALRRIAVGNHILVGGDNMDLALAHQVTAAFNEKKVELDPWQSVSLWHACRTAKETLFAADGPKKHPVTILGRGSKLIGGTISVDFDRKTASALLLDGFFPACALTDKPAQRRASGFREIGLPFESDTAITRHLAAFLAAQGDAKNGPIRPTHLLFNGGVFKADLLRERLVEVLSGWFGAKAAPKCLEGNHDLELAVARGAACYGSAKQGRGIRIRGGTARSYYVGIETAGLAIPGAVRPLRALCVVPFGMEEGTEADVPGGEVGVVVGEHSVFRFFSSAVRKNDKPGVMLGSWSDDELSETDSLEATLPPAQDLEDPYVPVRFHSHITELGVFELWCVSTNSDHRWKLEFSVREDAEGK, encoded by the coding sequence ATGGCTGCCAAATATGTCTTGGGCATCGACCTGGGGACGACCAACAGCGTACTGGCTTTTTTGCCGCTGGGGGTCGAGAACGTGGCGGTCGAGATTCTGCCGGTGCCGCAGCTTGTCGCGCCGTCGTTGGTCGAAGCGCGTTCGATGCTGCCGTCGTTCCTCTATCTGGCGGCCGAGCATGAGCGCGGCTCCGGCGCCTACGATCTGCCGTGGGAGAAAGGACGGGACCACGTCGTCGGCGAATTGGCGCGCAAGCAGGCGGCCGACGTGCCGATGCGGTCGGTCGTCGCGGCCAAATCGTGGCTTTGCCACAGCCGCGTCGATCGGCACCAGCCGATCTTGCCGTTCGGAGCGCCGGAGGAGGTGCCGAAAGTCTCGCCGGTCGCCGCCTCGCGGCGCTATCTGCAACATTTGATCGCCGCCTGGGAAGCCGCGTTTCCCGACGCGCCGGTTCGCGAGCAGCAGGTCGTGCTCACGGTGCCCGCCTCGTTCGACGCCAGCGGCCGCGAACTCACGCGCGAGGCGGCGATCACGGCCGGACTGCCGGACAACCTGGTGCTGCTCGAAGAGCCGCAGGCGGCGGTCTACGCTTGGCTCGCCGATCGGGGCGACGCCTGGCGGCGCGAGCTGAAAGTGGGCGATACGCTCCTCGTTTGCGATGTTGGCGGCGGCACGACCGATCTGACGCTGATCGGAGTGACCGAAGAGGATGGCGAGCTGGCCCTGAGGCGGATCGCGGTCGGCAATCATATCCTGGTGGGTGGCGACAATATGGATTTGGCGCTGGCTCATCAGGTGACTGCCGCGTTCAATGAAAAGAAAGTTGAGCTGGATCCCTGGCAATCGGTCTCGCTCTGGCATGCCTGCCGAACAGCGAAGGAAACACTCTTCGCGGCGGACGGTCCAAAGAAGCATCCGGTGACGATCCTCGGCCGCGGGAGCAAGTTGATCGGCGGCACGATCTCGGTCGATTTCGACCGCAAGACGGCCAGCGCGCTTCTCTTGGACGGTTTCTTTCCTGCCTGCGCTCTGACCGATAAGCCGGCGCAGCGGCGGGCCAGCGGCTTCCGCGAGATCGGGCTCCCGTTCGAATCCGATACGGCCATCACGCGGCACCTGGCGGCCTTCCTTGCTGCACAAGGCGATGCGAAGAATGGCCCAATCCGGCCGACGCATCTGCTCTTCAACGGCGGAGTGTTCAAGGCCGACTTGCTCCGCGAGCGGTTGGTCGAGGTGCTAAGCGGCTGGTTCGGCGCGAAAGCGGCGCCGAAGTGCCTGGAGGGGAACCACGATTTGGAACTCGCCGTCGCTCGCGGCGCCGCCTGCTATGGCTCGGCGAAGCAGGGTCGCGGCATCCGCATCCGCGGCGGAACGGCGCGGTCGTACTACGTCGGCATCGAGACGGCCGGGTTGGCGATCCCCGGCGCCGTTCGCCCGCTGCGAGCGCTGTGCGTCGTGCCGTTCGGGATGGAAGAAGGGACGGAAGCGGATGTCCCCGGTGGCGAGGTCGGCGTGGTCGTCGGCGAGCATTCGGTGTTTCGCTTCTTCAGCTCCGCCGTTCGCAAAAACGACAAGCCGGGCGTCATGCTCGGCTCTTGGAGCGACGATGAATTGTCGGAGACCGATTCGCTCGAAGCAACGCTTCCGCCCGCCCAGGATTTGGAAGATCCCTATGTGCCGGTCCGATTCCATTCCCACATCACAGAACTCGGTGTCTTCGAACTCTGGTGCGTGAGCACGAATTCCGATCATCGCTGGAAGCTAGAATTCAGCGTCCGAGAAGACGCGGAAGGGAAATGA
- a CDS encoding PHB depolymerase family esterase has product MNRIRPPKPPATTSSLGAKPSGVTGSAGLAAMSEVSQAILSRAGSERAPHALFAPLHYERNYAYPLIVWLHGADDNEDQLKRIMPLVSLRNYVAIAPRGTAAGANAHPAAFNWQQMDGHIQAAEERVLDCLATAQAKFHLAAGRVFLAGCDCGGTMALRVAMRQPRRFAGVLSFGGQFPTGDAPLAQLAQARQLSIFVACTRASQRYPTDVVCDDLRLLHSAGMSVVLREYPGTDDLTPRMLSDMDRWLMEQITRTGISAAAAAPSSPAGPR; this is encoded by the coding sequence ATGAACCGCATTCGACCGCCAAAGCCACCCGCCACGACTTCTTCGCTCGGCGCAAAACCCTCCGGGGTGACGGGATCCGCGGGCCTCGCCGCAATGTCCGAGGTCAGCCAGGCGATTCTTTCGCGGGCCGGGTCGGAAAGAGCGCCCCATGCGCTGTTCGCTCCGCTGCACTACGAGCGCAACTACGCCTATCCGCTGATCGTCTGGCTGCACGGCGCCGACGACAACGAGGACCAATTGAAGCGGATCATGCCGCTCGTCAGCTTGCGGAATTACGTGGCCATTGCCCCGCGGGGAACGGCTGCTGGTGCGAATGCGCATCCTGCCGCGTTCAACTGGCAGCAGATGGACGGCCACATTCAAGCGGCCGAAGAGCGGGTCCTGGACTGCCTGGCCACCGCGCAGGCGAAATTCCATCTGGCCGCGGGCCGCGTCTTTCTGGCCGGCTGCGATTGCGGCGGGACGATGGCACTGCGGGTGGCCATGCGGCAGCCGCGGCGCTTTGCCGGCGTGCTTTCGTTCGGCGGCCAATTCCCGACGGGCGACGCGCCGCTGGCCCAGTTGGCCCAGGCCCGGCAGTTGTCGATCTTCGTGGCCTGCACTCGGGCTTCACAACGCTATCCGACCGATGTGGTCTGCGACGACCTGCGACTGCTGCATTCGGCCGGCATGTCGGTCGTGCTCCGCGAATATCCTGGGACTGACGACTTGACGCCGCGGATGCTCTCCGACATGGATCGCTGGCTGATGGAGCAAATCACGCGGACGGGCATCTCCGCGGCCGCGGCGGCCCCGTCATCGCCGGCCGGACCCCGCTAG
- a CDS encoding DUF2760 domain-containing protein gives MHRIALAFRAFFRVLANALVAEQVERALEGQNLPAIEQKPVVEVSAPKPAKKADARNDALNLLAALQREARLVDFFQEPIAGYSDAQIGAAVRDIHRECAAAIERVFGLKQIESAAEGAMVDVPDGFDPTRIHLSGNVTGPPPFRGKLCHHGWEATRCDLPEWSGGEKALLVVAPAEVEIA, from the coding sequence TTGGCGAACGCCTTGGTGGCCGAGCAGGTGGAGCGGGCGCTCGAGGGACAGAACCTGCCGGCGATCGAGCAGAAGCCAGTGGTGGAAGTGTCGGCGCCGAAGCCCGCAAAAAAAGCTGACGCGCGCAACGACGCTTTGAACCTGCTGGCGGCGCTACAGCGCGAGGCGCGGCTGGTCGACTTTTTCCAGGAGCCGATCGCCGGTTACAGTGACGCCCAGATCGGCGCCGCCGTGCGCGACATCCATCGCGAGTGTGCCGCGGCGATCGAGCGGGTTTTCGGGTTGAAGCAGATCGAGTCAGCGGCAGAAGGCGCAATGGTCGACGTGCCCGACGGCTTCGATCCAACGCGGATTCATTTGAGCGGCAACGTCACCGGCCCGCCGCCATTTCGCGGCAAGCTTTGTCATCACGGATGGGAAGCCACGCGCTGCGACCTGCCCGAGTGGAGCGGCGGCGAGAAAGCGCTGCTCGTTGTGGCCCCCGCGGAAGTCGAGATTGCTTGA
- a CDS encoding IS110 family transposase — protein sequence MDGFISVGIDVSKAALDVALSPQAKPFRVDNDREGIQKLLAKLPEPGTCVITLEGSGGYERLVIAELLDRGHRLAMVNPRQVRDFARGMGILAKTDALDAAVLARFGEVTQPRWLEKPAGPQAELQQLVERRRQLIELRTAETNRLYQASSKIAKRSIQAVLKLLEKQIETLETEIANLVDKHEDWKQKAEILTSVPGVGPITAMSLLADLPELGQLSREAITSLVGLAPFNHDSGKLKGQRAIWGGRADVRTTLYMAALSAVRCNDTLKIFYKRLCNAGKPFKKAITACMRKLLVILNTMVKTNSTWNSNHA from the coding sequence ATGGACGGCTTCATTTCTGTAGGCATCGATGTTTCCAAGGCAGCGTTGGACGTGGCCCTGTCGCCGCAGGCGAAACCCTTCCGCGTCGATAACGATCGCGAGGGGATCCAAAAACTCCTCGCCAAATTGCCGGAACCAGGCACGTGCGTGATCACCCTCGAAGGGTCCGGAGGGTACGAACGGCTCGTCATCGCCGAATTGCTCGATCGTGGCCACCGACTCGCGATGGTCAATCCGCGACAGGTCCGCGACTTTGCCAGAGGCATGGGAATCCTCGCTAAAACCGACGCCCTGGATGCCGCCGTACTCGCCCGATTCGGCGAAGTCACCCAACCGCGCTGGCTGGAAAAACCCGCCGGCCCGCAAGCCGAATTGCAGCAGTTGGTCGAACGTCGTCGGCAGCTCATCGAACTGCGAACGGCGGAAACCAATCGCTTGTACCAAGCATCGTCCAAGATCGCCAAACGCAGCATTCAAGCGGTTCTCAAGCTCTTGGAAAAACAAATCGAGACGCTCGAAACCGAGATTGCCAACCTCGTTGACAAGCACGAAGACTGGAAACAGAAAGCCGAGATCCTCACCTCCGTGCCCGGCGTGGGACCGATTACCGCCATGTCGCTCCTCGCCGATCTGCCCGAACTCGGACAACTCAGCCGCGAAGCGATCACGTCCCTCGTCGGACTTGCCCCTTTCAATCACGACAGTGGAAAACTCAAAGGACAACGAGCCATCTGGGGCGGCCGCGCCGACGTACGCACCACGCTCTACATGGCCGCCCTCAGCGCCGTTCGCTGCAACGACACACTCAAAATCTTCTACAAACGACTCTGCAACGCCGGAAAACCTTTCAAAAAAGCCATCACCGCCTGCATGCGAAAACTCCTTGTCATCCTCAATACCATGGTCAAAACAAACTCTACCTGGAACTCCAATCATGCTTAA
- the glf gene encoding UDP-galactopyranose mutase gives MHFDFVIVGCGMFGCVFARSVADRGKSALLVDKRDHIGGNCYTEQVAGIHVHRYGPHVFHTNSDPVWRFVNRFAEFNDYRHRIAVRFGERLYSFPINLLTLQQVWGVTTPREAEAKLAAVRIPTDEPEKLEAWILSQVGRELYEIFVRGYTTKQWGREPRELPASIIRRIPIRLTGNDRYFDDLYEGIPRGGYTRMFENMLDHPNIRVETGVDFFAHAAKLRGLGRTLVYTGMIDEFFDHRYGRLDYRSLRFESEVLHGDFQETAVVNYTDASVPYTRIVEHKHFDPQPTRRTVITREFPQAFDAGQTPYYPIRDACNSAIYDRYRAAAAASGVIFGGRLGTYQYYDMHQVVAQAMTLAERELGVGRTSQLKAA, from the coding sequence ATGCACTTCGACTTTGTGATCGTCGGCTGCGGGATGTTCGGTTGCGTGTTCGCGCGATCGGTCGCCGACCGCGGCAAGAGCGCGCTCTTGGTCGACAAGCGCGATCACATCGGCGGCAATTGCTACACGGAACAGGTTGCCGGCATTCACGTGCATCGCTACGGTCCGCATGTCTTCCACACCAATAGCGACCCTGTCTGGCGATTCGTCAATCGCTTCGCCGAGTTCAACGATTATCGCCATCGGATCGCCGTGCGGTTTGGCGAGCGACTTTATTCCTTCCCGATCAATCTGCTGACGCTGCAACAGGTGTGGGGCGTCACGACGCCGCGCGAAGCGGAAGCGAAATTGGCCGCCGTCCGCATTCCAACCGATGAGCCCGAGAAACTCGAAGCCTGGATTCTTTCGCAAGTCGGCCGCGAGCTATATGAAATCTTCGTGCGGGGCTACACGACCAAGCAATGGGGCCGCGAGCCGCGCGAGCTGCCGGCCTCGATCATTCGCCGCATCCCGATCCGGCTGACCGGCAACGACCGCTACTTCGACGACCTTTACGAAGGCATCCCGCGCGGCGGCTACACCCGGATGTTCGAGAACATGCTGGATCATCCAAACATTCGCGTGGAAACCGGCGTCGACTTTTTCGCCCATGCGGCGAAACTGCGCGGCCTCGGCCGAACGCTGGTCTACACGGGCATGATCGACGAATTCTTCGACCATCGCTACGGCCGGCTCGATTATCGCTCGCTGCGATTCGAATCGGAAGTTCTCCATGGCGATTTTCAGGAAACGGCCGTCGTCAACTACACCGATGCATCGGTCCCCTACACGCGCATTGTCGAGCACAAGCACTTCGATCCTCAGCCGACGCGCCGCACGGTCATCACGCGCGAATTTCCGCAAGCTTTTGACGCCGGGCAAACGCCCTACTATCCCATTCGCGATGCCTGCAACTCGGCGATCTACGATCGCTATCGGGCGGCGGCGGCAGCCAGCGGAGTGATTTTCGGCGGCCGGCTGGGCACGTATCAATACTACGACATGCACCAGGTCGTTGCCCAAGCCATGACGCTCGCCGAGCGAGAGTTGGGAGTTGGCCGCACATCGCAGTTGAAGGCGGCGTAG
- the mdh gene encoding malate dehydrogenase: MRRAKITIIGAGNVGATTAHWCAAAELGDIVLLDIPQTEGMPAGKALDLMQASPIVGFDSRIVGTTNYADTNDSDVVVITAGIARKPGMSRDDLLATNAKIVGSVAAEIKSTSPNAVLIVVSNPLDAMVQRAWQVSGFPPARVVGQAGVLDTARYRAFLAMELGVSVEDVSALLMGGHGDTMVPLASCTSVGGIPVSRLIDRKRLDEIITRTRNGGAEIVGLLKTGSAYYAPAAATAQMVEAITRDKKRLIPCAAYCDKQYGVGGYFVGVPVVLGSGGVERVIELELTASERAEFQKSVDAVKELVKIMAGLTG; this comes from the coding sequence ATGCGTCGAGCGAAGATCACCATCATTGGCGCCGGCAATGTCGGCGCGACGACGGCGCATTGGTGCGCCGCCGCCGAGCTGGGGGACATCGTGTTGTTGGACATCCCGCAAACCGAAGGCATGCCGGCCGGCAAGGCGCTCGATTTGATGCAGGCCTCGCCGATCGTCGGCTTCGACTCGCGGATCGTCGGCACGACCAACTATGCCGACACCAACGACAGCGACGTCGTGGTGATCACGGCCGGCATCGCGCGCAAGCCCGGCATGAGCCGCGACGATCTGTTGGCCACTAACGCCAAGATCGTCGGCAGCGTGGCGGCGGAAATCAAGAGCACCAGCCCCAACGCCGTGCTGATCGTCGTCAGCAATCCGCTCGATGCGATGGTGCAGCGGGCCTGGCAGGTGAGCGGGTTTCCGCCGGCGCGCGTCGTCGGGCAGGCGGGAGTGCTCGATACGGCCCGCTATCGGGCGTTTCTGGCAATGGAACTCGGCGTCAGCGTCGAGGACGTTTCGGCCCTGTTGATGGGAGGTCACGGCGACACGATGGTTCCGCTGGCAAGTTGCACTTCGGTGGGCGGAATTCCGGTCAGCCGGTTGATCGACCGCAAGCGGCTCGACGAAATCATCACCCGCACTCGCAACGGCGGCGCGGAGATCGTCGGCCTGCTCAAGACGGGAAGCGCCTATTACGCCCCCGCCGCCGCCACCGCGCAGATGGTCGAGGCGATCACGCGCGACAAGAAGCGGCTGATCCCGTGCGCCGCGTATTGCGACAAGCAATATGGCGTCGGCGGGTATTTCGTCGGCGTGCCGGTGGTTCTCGGTTCCGGCGGCGTGGAACGAGTGATCGAATTGGAACTTACCGCCAGCGAGCGGGCCGAATTCCAGAAGAGCGTCGATGCCGTGAAAGAACTCGTGAAGATCATGGCCGGGCTGACGGGTTGA
- a CDS encoding Hsp70 family protein translates to MTTEPIENSETASRYVVGIDLGTTNSAVAFVDTSAERWQVETFGVPQLVAPGVVEARETLPSFHYQRAEGEFAAGALRLQWSKEDSGYAVGVFARDQGAIVPGRLIASAKSWLCHSGVDRLADLLPWHGAPDVDRLSPVEVSRRYLAHIRAAWNHRFPREPLEVQEVVLTLPASFDEVARELTVKAAAAAGLPRVVLIEEPQAAIYQWINAHREDWEQLVQPGQKILICDIGGGTSDFTLIRVDRDGQGKTQFHRVAVGEHLILGGDNLDLALAHHVEQKLVGGGKLEPRQWSVLVQRSRQVKEALLGDQPPERLTLSLPGSGSRLIGGGLQVELARDEVQRLLVDGFFPLVPLDEKPVARRSGFQEFGLPYAADSAITRYLAAFLTAHRFVALPPGAARPTDHDPARPDVVLFNGGVFDAPLLRDRLLDVICSWFPTGRQIWQPQALENERRDLAVARGAAHYGMVRRGQGVRIAAGLARSYFIGATTADDAPSAVCILPAGIEEGQSIELTDREFHLLIRQPVEFPLYVSSTQLTARAGDIAAIDPERMTALPPIRTVLQSGKKTGAADHVAVHLHVRLTEIGTLELWCSEIAGPRTWRLQFDVRAATRTDLAGHEGLGERAGIVDLALLDACRQLIRQTFGSASDAERLKPESLVKRLAEVTEIPRSAWPPSLMREMWEALMEVEAGRKRSPAHEARWLSLLGFALRPGYGMAVDDWRVAQTRRLLGSLAYNNPTSRAEWWILWRRIAGGLPAGQQRALAQPPIAEIRNAHRALAKGRGLESRSGSHEAAELWRMLGSLELLSIPDKIDLGNTLLDIAPREKVSTVESAAIWALGRIGQRVPMYGPLNTVVPADIVIQWAERLMKLPKEVETIPLALMQMARKTGDRYRDVPDSLRSKVLDWFNVRQVPPHFIQLVADGGQLEEAEQSLVFGESLPQGLRLL, encoded by the coding sequence ATGACCACTGAACCGATTGAAAACTCCGAAACCGCCAGCCGCTACGTCGTCGGCATCGATTTGGGAACGACCAATTCGGCCGTCGCGTTCGTCGATACGAGTGCCGAGCGATGGCAGGTTGAGACGTTCGGTGTACCACAACTTGTCGCGCCCGGTGTGGTCGAAGCCCGCGAGACGCTGCCGTCGTTCCACTATCAGCGGGCCGAAGGCGAATTCGCCGCTGGCGCCTTGCGGCTGCAGTGGAGCAAGGAGGATTCCGGTTACGCGGTCGGCGTCTTCGCCCGCGATCAGGGCGCGATCGTTCCGGGCCGGTTGATCGCCTCGGCCAAGTCGTGGCTTTGTCATTCGGGGGTCGATCGGCTCGCGGACCTGTTGCCCTGGCACGGCGCGCCCGACGTCGATCGGCTGTCGCCGGTCGAGGTGAGCAGGCGGTATCTGGCGCATATCCGGGCGGCCTGGAATCATCGCTTTCCGCGCGAGCCGCTTGAGGTTCAAGAGGTCGTGCTCACGCTCCCCGCCTCGTTCGATGAAGTTGCCCGCGAGTTGACGGTCAAGGCGGCGGCCGCGGCCGGGCTGCCGCGCGTGGTGCTCATCGAAGAGCCGCAAGCGGCCATTTATCAATGGATCAATGCCCACCGCGAGGATTGGGAGCAATTGGTCCAGCCGGGGCAAAAGATTTTGATTTGCGACATCGGTGGCGGGACCTCCGATTTCACGCTGATCCGCGTCGATCGCGACGGCCAGGGAAAGACGCAGTTTCATCGTGTGGCGGTTGGCGAGCATCTGATCCTGGGGGGCGACAATCTCGATCTGGCGCTCGCGCATCACGTCGAGCAGAAGCTCGTCGGCGGCGGCAAGCTCGAGCCGCGGCAATGGTCGGTGCTGGTGCAGCGCTCGCGGCAGGTGAAGGAAGCGTTGTTAGGAGATCAACCTCCCGAACGATTGACGCTGAGTCTTCCCGGCTCCGGCTCGCGGCTGATCGGCGGTGGATTGCAAGTGGAACTCGCGCGCGACGAAGTGCAGCGGTTGCTGGTGGACGGCTTTTTCCCGCTCGTACCGCTCGACGAAAAACCAGTTGCGCGGCGGTCGGGGTTTCAAGAGTTCGGCTTGCCTTACGCGGCGGATTCGGCGATCACGCGCTATCTCGCGGCCTTTCTTACGGCGCATCGGTTTGTGGCGCTGCCGCCCGGCGCGGCGCGGCCGACCGACCACGATCCGGCCCGCCCCGATGTGGTGCTCTTCAACGGTGGCGTATTCGATGCGCCGCTTTTGCGCGACCGCCTTTTGGACGTGATTTGCTCTTGGTTTCCCACCGGCCGGCAAATCTGGCAGCCGCAAGCGCTCGAGAACGAGCGCCGCGATTTGGCCGTCGCGCGCGGGGCCGCCCATTACGGCATGGTGCGCCGCGGGCAGGGAGTGCGGATTGCCGCCGGTTTGGCGCGATCGTATTTCATCGGCGCCACGACTGCCGATGACGCGCCGTCGGCGGTCTGCATTCTGCCGGCGGGCATCGAAGAGGGGCAGTCGATCGAGCTGACGGATCGCGAGTTTCACCTGCTCATCCGGCAGCCGGTCGAGTTCCCGCTGTATGTTTCCAGCACGCAGCTTACCGCTCGCGCGGGTGACATCGCCGCGATTGATCCCGAGCGGATGACCGCGCTGCCGCCGATCCGCACCGTGCTGCAATCCGGCAAGAAAACCGGCGCGGCCGACCACGTCGCCGTTCATCTGCACGTGCGGCTTACGGAGATCGGCACGCTCGAACTTTGGTGCAGCGAGATCGCCGGTCCGCGAACGTGGCGGCTTCAATTCGACGTTCGGGCGGCGACGCGAACTGACCTGGCCGGTCACGAAGGTCTCGGCGAGCGGGCGGGCATCGTCGATCTAGCGCTATTAGACGCCTGCCGGCAGTTGATCCGCCAGACTTTCGGCTCGGCGAGCGATGCCGAGCGCCTCAAGCCGGAGAGTCTCGTCAAACGCCTGGCGGAAGTGACCGAGATCCCCCGATCCGCTTGGCCGCCGTCCTTAATGCGCGAGATGTGGGAAGCGCTGATGGAGGTCGAGGCGGGGCGGAAACGAAGCCCTGCCCACGAGGCCCGCTGGCTCAGCTTGCTCGGCTTCGCGCTGCGCCCCGGCTATGGAATGGCCGTCGATGATTGGCGCGTGGCGCAGACGCGGCGGCTGCTCGGCTCGCTCGCCTACAACAATCCCACTTCGCGAGCCGAGTGGTGGATTCTCTGGCGGCGGATCGCGGGCGGGTTGCCGGCGGGCCAGCAGCGAGCGCTCGCCCAGCCGCCAATCGCCGAGATTCGCAACGCTCATCGGGCCCTGGCGAAAGGCCGCGGGCTGGAATCGCGATCCGGATCGCACGAGGCGGCGGAGTTGTGGCGCATGCTCGGCTCGCTCGAATTATTGAGCATCCCCGACAAGATCGACTTGGGCAACACGCTGCTCGACATCGCCCCGCGCGAAAAGGTGAGCACGGTCGAGAGCGCGGCGATCTGGGCGCTCGGGCGAATCGGCCAGCGCGTGCCGATGTATGGCCCGCTCAATACGGTCGTCCCGGCGGATATTGTGATTCAATGGGCCGAGCGATTGATGAAGCTGCCGAAAGAAGTGGAGACCATTCCGCTGGCGCTGATGCAGATGGCGCGCAAGACGGGGGATCGCTATCGCGACGTGCCGGACTCGCTGCGCTCGAAAGTGCTCGATTGGTTCAACGTGCGCCAAGTGCCGCCGCATTTCATCCAGCTTGTCGCCGATGGTGGGCAGCTTGAAGAAGCTGAGCAGAGCCTCGTATTCGGCGAAAGCCTGCCGCAAGGATTGCGGCTACTTTGA
- a CDS encoding acyltransferase encodes MEFPKAMMAAVRRTRTSLFRDRVAAAGSKAAIATVEASGQRFAFVDALRGLAALGVAAFHIYHYGPLPELAATVVPKPLDFALHHGWAGVQMFFVISGFVIAYTLRGARITPSYLGNFALRRSLRLDPPYWFTIAFVIGLYAITSSMFDIDDGLMDDAPTWDQVLAHVFYLQNILGYQNLSAGFWTLCIEVQFYILFAVLLGFAQRLTAHCSDRAEGAHWLPLILTFAPLAVASLFWFSLDRDNTDWVVHFFAFFFLGALAWWTLEGRTPKLAFWAYVAAILMRQQIEWTLDMRIALITGVAIYGVIQTGRSQRWLNFGWLQRLGKISYSLYLIHYPISWIITTLGYELTGDSAVAAAFWLVLSLAASIGVAHALHLAIEGPAIRFARRLKRFGGQTAIGAAPGAVPLLADPLR; translated from the coding sequence ATGGAGTTTCCGAAAGCGATGATGGCCGCGGTGCGTCGTACGCGGACGAGTTTGTTTCGCGATCGAGTCGCCGCGGCGGGCAGCAAGGCCGCGATCGCGACGGTCGAAGCAAGCGGTCAACGATTCGCGTTTGTCGATGCACTGCGCGGGCTGGCGGCGCTTGGGGTGGCCGCGTTTCACATTTATCACTACGGGCCGTTGCCCGAGCTGGCTGCGACGGTCGTGCCCAAGCCGTTGGATTTCGCGCTGCACCACGGCTGGGCGGGCGTGCAGATGTTTTTCGTGATTAGCGGATTCGTGATTGCCTACACGCTCCGCGGTGCGCGGATCACGCCCAGCTACCTGGGCAATTTCGCACTCCGTCGATCGCTGCGCCTCGACCCGCCTTATTGGTTCACGATCGCATTCGTCATCGGTCTGTATGCGATCACCAGTTCGATGTTCGATATCGACGACGGATTGATGGACGACGCCCCGACTTGGGACCAGGTGCTCGCTCACGTGTTTTACTTGCAGAACATCCTGGGTTACCAAAACCTATCGGCCGGTTTCTGGACGCTCTGCATCGAGGTGCAGTTCTACATCCTGTTTGCCGTGCTGTTGGGTTTTGCCCAACGGTTGACGGCGCATTGCAGCGATCGGGCCGAGGGAGCGCATTGGCTGCCGCTGATTCTCACGTTCGCTCCGCTGGCCGTGGCTTCGTTGTTTTGGTTCAGCCTGGACCGCGACAACACCGACTGGGTGGTCCATTTCTTCGCCTTCTTCTTCCTCGGGGCGTTGGCTTGGTGGACGCTCGAGGGGCGCACGCCGAAGCTGGCGTTTTGGGCTTATGTAGCCGCGATTCTGATGCGGCAGCAGATCGAGTGGACGCTCGATATGCGGATAGCGCTCATCACGGGAGTGGCCATCTACGGCGTCATTCAGACGGGCCGTTCGCAGCGCTGGCTCAACTTCGGCTGGCTCCAGCGGCTCGGCAAGATTTCGTACTCTCTGTACCTGATCCATTATCCGATAAGCTGGATCATCACGACGCTCGGCTACGAACTCACCGGCGACTCGGCGGTGGCCGCTGCCTTCTGGCTCGTGCTCAGCCTGGCGGCCAGCATCGGCGTGGCCCACGCATTGCACCTGGCAATCGAAGGCCCCGCAATCCGCTTCGCCCGGCGGTTGAAACGATTCGGCGGGCAAACCGCCATTGGCGCCGCGCCGGGAGCGGTGCCCCTGCTGGCGGATCCGCTGCGGTGA